From a region of the Gordonia sp. PP30 genome:
- a CDS encoding TetR/AcrR family transcriptional regulator translates to MPPAKLTIEQIVDAAIDIADRDGLDAVSMRRIADRLGVGAMSLYRHVADKDALLSAMSAEVGRRFPYPVGEPGPWTWRERVAIAVDVDWRLYQRHPWVLLTYAVPRYGLTPDCLAGLEWLAEGFAELGVDDATAVEMALTLWNHVDGAALISVSDQLLRSPAPAEGSGGLAEVLSASPTDARLAGLPLLSRVAGGEAVSRLVDQRAVLDAGVARLCDGFAAAAPDPR, encoded by the coding sequence GTGCCGCCGGCCAAGCTGACGATCGAGCAGATCGTCGACGCCGCGATCGACATCGCCGACCGCGACGGCCTCGACGCCGTCTCGATGCGGCGGATCGCCGACCGGCTCGGCGTCGGCGCGATGAGCCTGTACCGGCACGTCGCCGACAAGGATGCGCTGCTGTCGGCCATGTCCGCGGAGGTGGGACGACGCTTCCCGTACCCGGTGGGCGAGCCGGGGCCGTGGACGTGGCGCGAGCGGGTGGCGATCGCCGTCGACGTCGACTGGCGCCTCTACCAGCGGCACCCGTGGGTACTGCTGACCTACGCGGTGCCGCGCTACGGCCTCACGCCCGACTGCCTCGCGGGCCTGGAGTGGCTGGCCGAGGGCTTCGCCGAACTCGGCGTCGACGACGCGACCGCCGTCGAGATGGCGCTCACCCTGTGGAACCACGTCGACGGTGCGGCGCTGATCTCGGTCAGCGACCAGCTGCTGCGCTCGCCGGCCCCCGCCGAGGGGAGCGGCGGCCTCGCCGAGGTGCTGTCGGCGTCACCGACCGACGCCCGCCTCGCCGGTCTGCCGCTGCTGTCGCGGGTGGCGGGCGGTGAGGCGGTGTCCCGGCTGGTGGATCAGCGCGCCGTGCTCGACGCCGGCGTTGCGCGGCTCTGTGACGGTTTCGCGGCGGCCGCTCCCGATCCCCGCTGA